The proteins below come from a single Papaver somniferum cultivar HN1 chromosome 11, ASM357369v1, whole genome shotgun sequence genomic window:
- the LOC113324296 gene encoding uncharacterized protein LOC113324296 gives MGAEYMIIVPSLLRIIRQPVPREVQKRSIITRDRVWHDAKMMNDYFTPKTGYTSRQFKRRLDMREKLFEKFLGKLLEVDPEWQQLPDATGTMGHSPHMNLVVVMKCLYKSMATDSVDDYTRIGATTRYYYLKIFCHTICMTFGERYLREPTPEDVQRLLYKNAERGFPGMLGSVDCMQWTCKNFPMAWQGT, from the exons ATGGGAGCAGAATATATGATAATTGTTCCAAGTTTG TTGCGTATTATTCGACAACCGGTACCTAGGGAGGTACAGAAACGTAGTATAATAACTCGTGATCGAGTGTGGCATGATGCgaaaatgatgaatgattattttacacctaaaactgGTTATACCTCAAGACAATTCAAACGACGTCTAGATATGAGGGAAAAATTATTCGAGAAATTTTTAGGAAAATTGCTTGAAGTGGATCCAGAATGGCAACAACTTCCGGATGCAACCGGTACTATGGGGCATTCTCCGCATATGAACTTAGTTGTCGTGATGAAATGTTTATACAAAAGTATGGCAACTGATAGTGTCGATGATTACACTCGTATAGGTGCCACTACAAGATACTATTATCTAAAAATATTTTGCCACACCATTTGCATGACTTTTGGAGAAAGATATTTGCGTGAACCCACTCCTGAAGATGTTCAGAGGTTGCTATATAAAAATGCGGAACGAGGTTTTCCTGGAATGCTTGgtagtgttgattgtatgcaATGGACATGCAAGAATTTTCCGATGGCTTGGCAAGGAACTTAG